The following are from one region of the Pocillopora verrucosa isolate sample1 chromosome 3, ASM3666991v2, whole genome shotgun sequence genome:
- the LOC131773444 gene encoding uncharacterized protein isoform X2 has product MFPEHITVFIFVGLSFAQALGQNSTVVKPSPTASYTMAPMSSQAAQPTTKVPNDTKPTQSTTKKGETTPTTKSMKPTCAMISFVADRVWNESLKASVSNEFKALKNMTSMAMEYLYNDSKKYYNVKVSEVKFVEKDGKVGVEAKLCLVVKEKEGGLIEEVFTEKLKTGLFRDLKVMSEGAEFKPKGVDLKDWKAKEGECEKCSGAGGQITIERTCVPDEYSCNGFKVEKMTKDCVEYCGAVGITVSLLVLAFGMLLSFSSQ; this is encoded by the exons ATGTTTCCTGAGCACATAACTGTGTTCATATTTGTGGGGTTATCCTTCGCACAAG CCCTGGGACAGAATTCGACTGTTGTAAAGCCATCACCGACTGCATCTTACACTATGGCGCCCATGTCATCACAAGCAGCACAACCTACAACAAAAGTACCCAACGACACCAAGCCGACGCAAAGTACCACAAAAAAAGGGGAAACCACACCAACCACAAAATCAATGAAGCCAA CTTGTGCGATGATTAGTTTTGTGGCAGACCGAGTGTGGAATGAATCCCTTAAAGCCTCTGTGTCAAATGAgttcaaagctttgaaaaataTGACATCCATGGCA ATGGAATACCTTTACAATGATTCCAAAAAGTACTACAACGTCAAAGTATCAGAAGTGAAATTCGTGGAAAAAGACGGCAAAGTTGGCGTGGAAGCGAAATTATGCTTGGTTGTGAAGGAAAAAGAAGGTGGTTTGATCGAGGAGGTGTTTACAGAAAAATTGAAGACTGGTCTCTTTCGTGATTTGAAGGTTATGAGTGAGGGTGCTGAATTTAAACCCAAAG GTGTTGACTTAAAGGACTGGAAAGCCAAAGAAGGCGAATGCGAAAAGTGTAGTGGGGCTGGCGGTCAGATCACTATCGAGCGAACGTGTGTGCCGGATGAATACAGCTGTAACGGGTTTAAGGTGGAAAAGATGACGAAAGACTGCGTAGAATACTGTGGCGCGG tgggtATAACGGTTTCCCTTCTGGTCCTGGCTTTTGGGATGTTACTCTCGTTCAG TTCGCAGTAG
- the LOC131773444 gene encoding uncharacterized protein isoform X1, with protein MFPEHITVFIFVGLSFAQEALGQNSTVVKPSPTASYTMAPMSSQAAQPTTKVPNDTKPTQSTTKKGETTPTTKSMKPTCAMISFVADRVWNESLKASVSNEFKALKNMTSMAMEYLYNDSKKYYNVKVSEVKFVEKDGKVGVEAKLCLVVKEKEGGLIEEVFTEKLKTGLFRDLKVMSEGAEFKPKGVDLKDWKAKEGECEKCSGAGGQITIERTCVPDEYSCNGFKVEKMTKDCVEYCGAVGITVSLLVLAFGMLLSFSSQ; from the exons ATGTTTCCTGAGCACATAACTGTGTTCATATTTGTGGGGTTATCCTTCGCACAAG AAGCCCTGGGACAGAATTCGACTGTTGTAAAGCCATCACCGACTGCATCTTACACTATGGCGCCCATGTCATCACAAGCAGCACAACCTACAACAAAAGTACCCAACGACACCAAGCCGACGCAAAGTACCACAAAAAAAGGGGAAACCACACCAACCACAAAATCAATGAAGCCAA CTTGTGCGATGATTAGTTTTGTGGCAGACCGAGTGTGGAATGAATCCCTTAAAGCCTCTGTGTCAAATGAgttcaaagctttgaaaaataTGACATCCATGGCA ATGGAATACCTTTACAATGATTCCAAAAAGTACTACAACGTCAAAGTATCAGAAGTGAAATTCGTGGAAAAAGACGGCAAAGTTGGCGTGGAAGCGAAATTATGCTTGGTTGTGAAGGAAAAAGAAGGTGGTTTGATCGAGGAGGTGTTTACAGAAAAATTGAAGACTGGTCTCTTTCGTGATTTGAAGGTTATGAGTGAGGGTGCTGAATTTAAACCCAAAG GTGTTGACTTAAAGGACTGGAAAGCCAAAGAAGGCGAATGCGAAAAGTGTAGTGGGGCTGGCGGTCAGATCACTATCGAGCGAACGTGTGTGCCGGATGAATACAGCTGTAACGGGTTTAAGGTGGAAAAGATGACGAAAGACTGCGTAGAATACTGTGGCGCGG tgggtATAACGGTTTCCCTTCTGGTCCTGGCTTTTGGGATGTTACTCTCGTTCAG TTCGCAGTAG
- the LOC131773444 gene encoding uncharacterized protein isoform X3 yields the protein MAPMSSQAAQPTTKVPNDTKPTQSTTKKGETTPTTKSMKPTCAMISFVADRVWNESLKASVSNEFKALKNMTSMAMEYLYNDSKKYYNVKVSEVKFVEKDGKVGVEAKLCLVVKEKEGGLIEEVFTEKLKTGLFRDLKVMSEGAEFKPKGVDLKDWKAKEGECEKCSGAGGQITIERTCVPDEYSCNGFKVEKMTKDCVEYCGAVGITVSLLVLAFGMLLSFSSQ from the exons ATGGCGCCCATGTCATCACAAGCAGCACAACCTACAACAAAAGTACCCAACGACACCAAGCCGACGCAAAGTACCACAAAAAAAGGGGAAACCACACCAACCACAAAATCAATGAAGCCAA CTTGTGCGATGATTAGTTTTGTGGCAGACCGAGTGTGGAATGAATCCCTTAAAGCCTCTGTGTCAAATGAgttcaaagctttgaaaaataTGACATCCATGGCA ATGGAATACCTTTACAATGATTCCAAAAAGTACTACAACGTCAAAGTATCAGAAGTGAAATTCGTGGAAAAAGACGGCAAAGTTGGCGTGGAAGCGAAATTATGCTTGGTTGTGAAGGAAAAAGAAGGTGGTTTGATCGAGGAGGTGTTTACAGAAAAATTGAAGACTGGTCTCTTTCGTGATTTGAAGGTTATGAGTGAGGGTGCTGAATTTAAACCCAAAG GTGTTGACTTAAAGGACTGGAAAGCCAAAGAAGGCGAATGCGAAAAGTGTAGTGGGGCTGGCGGTCAGATCACTATCGAGCGAACGTGTGTGCCGGATGAATACAGCTGTAACGGGTTTAAGGTGGAAAAGATGACGAAAGACTGCGTAGAATACTGTGGCGCGG tgggtATAACGGTTTCCCTTCTGGTCCTGGCTTTTGGGATGTTACTCTCGTTCAG TTCGCAGTAG